In a genomic window of Salminus brasiliensis chromosome 12, fSalBra1.hap2, whole genome shotgun sequence:
- the LOC140574132 gene encoding uncharacterized protein: MTTLRVTICFIVLLSQYSTVTAGHVTKNQGENLTIHCTTEKSDFGGVYLKARCPEIREVVFFSKGYTNPTYHFAYTGRIKNSKDSGKLTITISDLQKNDSGVYYCEYYFDFKVQERETVLLFVKEVEIAVTAEASTKETPAMPQVVVLVSTLTACTVLLLCMLVVGVWIIPKMKALCARQGGGEDDGSKAYSDVYEDMRAHRLQMKD, from the exons ATGACAACTCTGAGGGTAACCATCTGTTTTATTGTTCTGCTCAGTCAGTACAGCACCGTTACAGCAG GCCATGTGACGAAGAACCAAGGTGAAAATCTGACCATACATTGTACCACAGAAAAAAGTGACTTTGGCGGTGTATATCTGAAAGCAAGATGCCCCGAAATACGTGAAGTGGTTTTCTTCAGCAAAGGGTATACAAATCCAACTTATCACTTTGCCTACACCGGAAGAATAAAAAACAGTAAGGACTCTGGGAAACTAACGATAACCATCAGTGACCTGCAGAAGAACGACTCAGGTGTCTACTACTGTGAATATTACTTTGATTTCAAAGTTCAAGAAAGAGAGACTGTTCTGCTGTTTGTGAAGG AAGTGGAAATAGCAGTCACAGCTGAAGCATCTACTAAAGAAACGCCTGCCATGCCGCAAGTGGTGGTGCTGGTCTCTACCCTGACGGCATGCACTGTGCTTTTACTGTGTATGCTGGTGGTCGGGGTGTGGATCATTCCCAAG ATGAAGGCCCTGTGTGCAAGACAGGGAGGTGGAGAAGATGATGGATCCAAAGCTTACAGCGACGTCTATGAAGACATGCGCGCCCACCGCTTGCAGATGAAGGACTAG